DNA from Paraphotobacterium marinum:
TTTTCTTATTCCTAAAGGAAAAGCTGTAATGGCTACAAAAGAAAATGTTAAAATGTTCGATGCTAAGAAAGCTGAACTTGAAGCGAAAGTACAAGCAGTTCTTGCTTCAGCAACGGAAAAAGCTCAACAAATCTCAGCACTAGAAGTTGTTACTATTAAATCTAAAGCTGGAGATGAAGGTAAGTTGTTCGGTTCTATCGGTACAAAAGATATCGCGGATGCTGTAACACTTGCAGGTGTTGAAATTGTAAAAAGCGAAGTGAAGCTTCC
Protein-coding regions in this window:
- the rplI gene encoding 50S ribosomal protein L9, producing the protein MQVILLDKIGNLGNLGDQVTVKSGYARNFLIPKGKAVMATKENVKMFDAKKAELEAKVQAVLASATEKAQQISALEVVTIKSKAGDEGKLFGSIGTKDIADAVTLAGVEIVKSEVKLPEGVIRSTGDYDITLQLHSEVSENITLKVIAED